From the genome of Proteus vulgaris, one region includes:
- the yeiB gene encoding DUF418 domain-containing protein YeiB — MNESSHQRIESLDALRGMAILGILLLNISGFALLRVASFNPLHSGEASFGDRITWMALNLFAQGKFLFIFALLFGGTLYLLLRKGTRFNLSRLVVLALIGVIHTLFIWEGDILFPYSVCGLFVFVFIKSITIKNQFILGAILYFCGAFILGMLFYYYRDFIDTVWYSTPYSQLLESDWKTGPYLNSIYYRLNELSIFVFNLVRQYSWFLFGAMLMGAALMASGWLQQKFSRTHYGYVALCFLSISLSLQTMIVLVDYFSDWNYRWAAVWAQPLTMLIQVIQSLGYIALFYWSWNIIRHSYFAYALRCVGKMALTTYLMQSLIGIILFQRMGLFNQFTLPELMPFVVVIWAINIAFAVIWLRYFPQGPIEWIWRKSAAKLAQFF; from the coding sequence ATGAATGAATCGTCTCATCAACGTATCGAATCACTTGATGCGTTGAGAGGAATGGCGATCCTTGGCATTTTATTGCTCAATATTTCAGGTTTTGCTTTATTAAGAGTGGCTTCATTTAATCCGTTACATTCGGGAGAAGCCTCTTTTGGTGATCGTATAACATGGATGGCATTAAACCTTTTTGCCCAAGGTAAGTTCCTCTTTATTTTTGCATTACTATTTGGTGGTACGCTTTACCTGCTACTACGTAAAGGAACACGCTTTAATTTATCGCGGTTAGTTGTGTTAGCGTTGATTGGTGTTATTCACACGCTATTTATTTGGGAAGGTGATATTTTATTTCCATATAGTGTATGTGGTTTATTTGTTTTTGTCTTTATCAAATCAATAACGATAAAGAACCAATTTATATTGGGGGCGATACTCTATTTTTGTGGTGCATTTATTTTAGGTATGTTGTTTTATTATTATCGTGATTTTATTGATACGGTTTGGTACAGCACACCATATTCCCAACTGCTTGAATCCGATTGGAAAACAGGGCCTTATTTAAATAGTATTTATTATCGCTTGAATGAGTTAAGTATTTTCGTTTTTAATTTGGTGCGTCAATATAGTTGGTTTTTATTTGGCGCAATGCTGATGGGTGCTGCGCTAATGGCATCGGGCTGGTTACAACAGAAATTTAGTCGTACACATTATGGTTATGTGGCACTTTGTTTTCTCTCAATCAGTTTAAGCTTACAAACAATGATTGTGCTGGTGGATTATTTTTCTGATTGGAATTATCGCTGGGCAGCGGTTTGGGCACAGCCTTTAACTATGTTGATCCAAGTTATACAAAGCTTGGGATATATTGCGTTATTTTATTGGAGTTGGAATATAATTCGCCACTCTTATTTTGCCTATGCTTTACGTTGTGTAGGAAAAATGGCGCTGACGACCTATTTAATGCAAAGTCTTATCGGTATTATCCTGTTTCAGCGGATGGGCTTATTTAACCAATTTACCTTACCTGAACTGATGCCTTTTGTAGTCGTTATTTGGGCAATCAACATTGCTTTTGCCGTAATTTGGCTACGCTATTTTCCACAAGGCCCAATAGAGTGGATTTGGCGTAAATCAGCCGCAAAATTAGCGCAATTCTTTTAG
- the folE gene encoding GTP cyclohydrolase I FolE has product MSSLSKEAQWVHAALVERGLETPLRESKLSPSESKQQIEHHMTEVMKLLNLDLSDDSLAETPRRIAKMYVDEIFSGLDYHNFPKITLIENKMQVDEMVTVRDITLTSTCEHHFVTIDGKAIVAYIPKDKVIGLSKINRIVQFFAQRPQVQERLTQQILIALQTLLGTKNVAVSIDAVHYCVKARGIRDATSATTTTSLGGLFKSSQNTRQEFLRAVRHL; this is encoded by the coding sequence ATGTCATCATTAAGTAAAGAGGCGCAATGGGTGCATGCTGCGTTAGTTGAACGCGGTTTGGAAACGCCTCTTCGTGAATCAAAGCTATCTCCAAGTGAGAGTAAACAGCAAATTGAACATCATATGACAGAAGTGATGAAGCTGTTAAATCTAGATTTAAGCGACGATAGTTTAGCTGAAACGCCTCGTCGTATTGCTAAAATGTATGTTGATGAAATTTTCTCAGGGCTGGATTATCACAACTTCCCAAAAATCACACTAATTGAAAATAAAATGCAAGTTGATGAAATGGTGACAGTACGAGATATCACATTAACCAGTACTTGCGAACATCACTTTGTTACCATTGATGGCAAGGCGATTGTGGCTTATATTCCAAAAGATAAAGTGATTGGTTTATCAAAAATTAATCGTATAGTGCAATTCTTTGCTCAACGTCCTCAAGTTCAAGAACGTTTAACCCAGCAAATTCTTATTGCATTACAAACGTTACTAGGCACAAAAAATGTGGCTGTTTCTATTGATGCGGTTCATTATTGTGTTAAAGCTCGTGGTATTCGTGATGCTACTAGTGCAACCACAACAACCTCGTTAGGTGGGTTATTTAAATCAAGTCAAAATACGCGTCAGGAATTTTTACGCGCTGTTCGTCACCTTTGA